A part of Pararoseomonas sp. SCSIO 73927 genomic DNA contains:
- a CDS encoding ABC transporter substrate-binding protein codes for MTIATTRRAALATPAAMLFMPRVLRAQAGTEITVHYAQPFIYKEAYDAILAAFARREPNIKVTYVTTPNYEEGAQLILRQSATNQLPDLSYQGFNRLRVFAERGIAQDLTPLLRAEAADPATIGYTPNLLALGHFGGFQSGLAFAASNPVSYYNADLVRRAGGDPDNFPTSWDDVLQLAGRIDRLGDGTEGMWFTWNGDDWMFSALLFGHGGRMLTEDERDVGFAGPEGLGALRLIDRMVKEGGMPNLSATAARQAFTAGKLGMIFQTTALVRGMKEGAGNNFVLRTTGMPVIDPAKGRLPTGGAAGMLTAKDPAKRDAAWKFLRFSTGAEGQALMVRNTGYLPCNQIAIDNPQYLGAFYRENPLFLAAVKQIPISIPWYAFPGTNSVRVTQTMVDNIARIVEGRATPEEVQRDMAAEVRRLLPRRS; via the coding sequence ATGACCATCGCGACCACCCGCCGCGCGGCGCTCGCCACGCCCGCCGCCATGCTCTTCATGCCGCGCGTCCTGCGCGCGCAGGCGGGGACGGAGATCACCGTCCACTACGCCCAGCCCTTCATCTACAAGGAGGCCTACGACGCCATCCTCGCCGCCTTCGCGCGGCGCGAACCGAACATCAAGGTGACCTACGTCACCACCCCCAACTACGAGGAGGGCGCGCAGCTCATCCTGCGCCAGTCCGCCACCAACCAGCTGCCGGACCTCTCCTACCAGGGTTTCAACCGCCTCCGCGTCTTCGCCGAGCGCGGCATCGCCCAAGACCTGACGCCGCTGCTGCGCGCCGAGGCCGCCGACCCCGCCACCATCGGCTACACGCCGAACCTCCTGGCACTCGGCCATTTCGGCGGCTTCCAGTCCGGCCTCGCCTTCGCCGCCTCCAACCCCGTCTCCTACTACAACGCCGACCTCGTCCGCCGCGCCGGCGGCGACCCCGACAACTTCCCGACCAGCTGGGACGACGTGCTCCAGCTCGCCGGCCGGATCGATCGCCTGGGCGACGGCACGGAGGGCATGTGGTTCACCTGGAACGGCGATGACTGGATGTTCTCCGCCCTCCTATTCGGGCATGGCGGCCGGATGCTGACGGAGGATGAGCGCGACGTCGGCTTCGCCGGCCCCGAGGGCCTGGGCGCGCTCCGCCTGATCGACCGCATGGTGAAGGAGGGCGGCATGCCCAACCTCTCCGCCACCGCGGCGCGGCAGGCCTTCACCGCCGGCAAGCTCGGCATGATCTTCCAGACCACGGCGCTAGTCCGTGGCATGAAGGAAGGCGCGGGCAACAACTTCGTCCTCCGCACCACCGGCATGCCCGTGATCGACCCGGCCAAGGGCCGCCTGCCCACCGGCGGCGCCGCGGGCATGCTCACCGCCAAGGACCCCGCGAAGCGCGACGCCGCCTGGAAGTTCCTGCGCTTCTCCACGGGCGCCGAAGGTCAGGCGCTGATGGTCCGCAACACCGGCTATCTGCCCTGCAACCAGATCGCGATCGACAACCCGCAGTACCTCGGCGCCTTCTACCGCGAGAACCCGCTCTTCCTGGCCGCCGTGAAGCAGATCCCGATCTCCATTCCCTGGTACGCCTTCCCCGGCACCAACTCCGTGCGCGTGACCCAGACGATGGTGGACAACATCGCCCGCATCGTCGAAGGCCGCGCCACGCCGGAGGAGGTGCAGC
- a CDS encoding carbohydrate ABC transporter permease, translating to MSDRSLLRDLPRLALLTILGLILLMPYIWMIAASLKPLDEIFRASLSLLPERFYAVENYGKVFAKVPVWRYLWNGVVVCGGILFFQLLFAVPAGYALAKLRFPGSGLAFGAVMLGLLVPYHVPALPLYVGFSQLGLLNSYTALIAPATISVFAIFLFRQFFKSLPDDLIHAARMDGLGEAEIVWRIVLPNAWPAATAFAIFSVVAHWNDLFWPLIVVSGTGYATPALGVLYFRSDEAGDDFGSLMAAAVLMTAPLVLAFLLAQRRFIEGIATTGLKG from the coding sequence ATGTCTGACCGCTCACTGCTCCGCGACCTGCCACGCCTGGCCCTGCTAACGATCCTCGGCCTGATCTTGCTGATGCCCTACATCTGGATGATCGCCGCCAGCCTGAAGCCGCTGGACGAGATCTTCCGCGCCTCCCTATCGCTCCTGCCGGAGCGCTTCTACGCCGTGGAGAACTACGGCAAGGTCTTCGCCAAGGTCCCGGTCTGGCGTTACCTCTGGAACGGCGTCGTCGTCTGCGGCGGCATCCTCTTCTTCCAGCTGCTCTTCGCCGTGCCGGCCGGCTACGCGCTCGCCAAGCTGCGCTTCCCCGGCAGCGGCCTCGCCTTCGGCGCCGTGATGCTCGGCCTCCTCGTGCCCTACCACGTGCCCGCGCTGCCGCTCTACGTCGGCTTCAGCCAACTCGGCCTGCTGAACAGCTACACGGCCCTGATCGCCCCCGCGACAATCTCCGTCTTCGCCATCTTCCTCTTCCGCCAGTTCTTCAAGTCGCTGCCGGACGACCTGATCCACGCCGCCCGCATGGACGGGCTGGGCGAGGCGGAGATCGTCTGGCGCATCGTCCTGCCCAACGCCTGGCCCGCCGCCACGGCCTTCGCCATCTTCTCCGTCGTCGCCCACTGGAACGACCTGTTCTGGCCGCTGATCGTCGTGAGCGGCACGGGCTACGCCACCCCCGCCCTCGGCGTCCTCTACTTCCGCTCGGACGAAGCCGGCGACGATTTCGGCTCCCTCATGGCGGCCGCGGTGCTGATGACCGCACCCCTCGTCCTCGCCTTCCTGCTGGCCCAGCGCCGCTTCATCGAAGGCATCGCAACCACCGGCCTCAAGGGATGA
- a CDS encoding sugar ABC transporter permease, whose amino-acid sequence MSDTALALPASRRSTGEALAGWMLTAPAAVAFCLMLLAPTLATVALAFTDYELGAPALNWIGLENFAELLQDRGFAIALRNTIIYVAIVAPASVLGGLALALLIEAGTRGRALFRAVFFLPVVSLPVAMAAAWQYLLHPTIGPLNAALRAVGIAGPNWLSSSDTVLISLAAIGVWENIGFNLVLFLAGLTAIPRELYAAAEVDGASRAWDRFRLVTWPLLGPTTLFVVTITMTRAVRVFDSVAVLTQGGPNKASEVLLYAMYEEGFTYFRLGYSAAITLVFLAIVLALVWLQTRVMERRIHYV is encoded by the coding sequence TTGTCTGACACCGCCCTTGCCCTCCCCGCCTCGCGCCGCTCCACCGGAGAGGCGCTGGCCGGCTGGATGCTGACGGCCCCCGCCGCCGTCGCGTTCTGTCTGATGCTGCTGGCGCCGACGCTCGCCACGGTCGCGCTCGCCTTCACCGACTACGAGTTGGGCGCGCCGGCCCTGAACTGGATCGGGCTGGAGAACTTCGCGGAACTCCTGCAGGACCGCGGCTTCGCCATCGCGCTCCGCAACACGATCATCTACGTCGCCATCGTCGCGCCCGCCTCCGTCCTCGGCGGCCTCGCCCTCGCCCTGCTGATCGAGGCCGGCACGCGCGGCCGCGCCCTGTTCCGCGCCGTCTTCTTCCTGCCCGTCGTCTCTCTCCCCGTCGCCATGGCCGCCGCCTGGCAGTACCTGCTGCACCCCACCATCGGCCCGCTGAACGCCGCCCTGCGCGCGGTCGGCATCGCCGGCCCGAACTGGCTCTCCTCCTCGGACACGGTGCTGATCTCCCTCGCCGCCATCGGCGTCTGGGAGAACATCGGCTTCAACCTCGTCCTCTTCCTCGCCGGTCTCACCGCTATCCCGCGGGAGCTCTACGCCGCCGCCGAGGTGGATGGCGCCTCCCGCGCCTGGGACCGCTTCCGCCTCGTCACCTGGCCGCTTCTCGGCCCCACCACCCTCTTCGTCGTCACCATCACCATGACCCGCGCCGTGCGCGTCTTCGACAGCGTGGCGGTGCTGACTCAGGGCGGTCCGAACAAGGCCTCGGAAGTGCTGCTCTACGCGATGTACGAGGAGGGCTTCACCTACTTCCGCCTTGGCTACTCCGCAGCCATCACCCTTGTCTTCCTCGCCATCGTCCTCGCCCTGGTGTGGCTCCAGACCCGCGTGATGGAGCGGCGCATTCACTATGTCTGA
- a CDS encoding ABC transporter ATP-binding protein, protein MDGITIEGLGKGFGGTRVLRGVSLAVAAGEFVALLGPSGCGKSTLLRCIAGIERPDSGSIRIGGREVTGLRPSGRDVAMVFQSYALYPHLTVEENIAVPLAMRRLSAAQRLPFLGALLPGTRAAQDTITRDVRGAAEALGLGALLSRRPGQLSGGQRQRVALARAIVRRPAAFLMDEPLSNLDASLRVQTRREIVAIHRSAGVATVYVTHDQSEALTMADRVAVMQAGEILQVAPPAEIYADPQDLRVATFIGSPRINTLQAEADADGVLRVAGQAVGMRVAGNGPMTLALRPEDLQPAGAGLPAVMEGMEFLGESLLVHLRHAVLGTPLVLRLAPEDRDTLPPEGEVALRFPLGRALVFNGAGRRVAVHALLSAPTLV, encoded by the coding sequence GTGGACGGCATCACGATCGAGGGCCTGGGCAAGGGCTTCGGCGGCACGCGCGTGCTGCGCGGGGTCTCGCTCGCCGTCGCCGCCGGGGAGTTCGTGGCCCTCCTCGGTCCCTCCGGCTGCGGCAAGTCCACCCTGCTCCGCTGCATCGCCGGCATTGAGCGACCGGATTCCGGCAGCATCCGCATCGGCGGGCGCGAGGTGACGGGGCTGCGCCCATCGGGGCGCGACGTGGCGATGGTCTTCCAGTCCTACGCCCTCTACCCGCACCTGACGGTGGAGGAGAACATCGCCGTCCCGCTCGCCATGCGTCGCCTGAGCGCGGCGCAGCGCCTGCCCTTCCTCGGCGCCCTGCTGCCCGGCACCCGCGCGGCGCAGGACACCATCACCCGCGACGTGCGCGGGGCCGCGGAGGCGTTGGGCCTCGGCGCGCTGCTCTCCCGCCGCCCCGGCCAGCTCTCCGGCGGCCAGCGCCAGCGCGTGGCGCTCGCCCGCGCCATCGTGCGCCGCCCCGCCGCTTTCCTGATGGACGAACCCCTCTCCAACCTCGACGCCAGCCTGCGCGTGCAGACGCGGCGGGAGATCGTGGCGATCCACAGATCCGCCGGCGTCGCCACCGTCTACGTCACCCACGACCAGTCGGAGGCCCTGACGATGGCGGACCGCGTGGCGGTGATGCAGGCCGGCGAGATCCTGCAGGTCGCCCCGCCCGCCGAAATCTACGCCGACCCGCAGGACCTGCGCGTCGCCACCTTCATCGGCTCCCCCCGCATCAACACGCTGCAGGCGGAAGCGGACGCCGACGGCGTGCTGCGCGTCGCCGGCCAGGCGGTCGGGATGCGCGTGGCCGGCAACGGCCCCATGACCCTCGCCCTGCGCCCGGAGGACCTGCAGCCCGCCGGCGCGGGCCTGCCCGCAGTGATGGAGGGCATGGAGTTCCTCGGCGAGAGCCTTCTCGTCCACCTCCGCCACGCCGTCCTCGGCACCCCCCTGGTCCTGCGCCTCGCCCCGGAGGACCGGGACACCCTGCCGCCGGAAGGCGAGGTCGCGCTGCGCTTCCCCCTCGGCCGCGCCCTGGTCTTCAACGGCGCGGGCAGGCGCGTGGCCGTTCACGCGCTCCTCTCGGCCCCCACCCTTGTCTGA
- a CDS encoding CorA family divalent cation transporter, which produces MPDTSLPPCHGLLWARRLDRPEILDEAAVTAILSRGVPPMELWLHFDLRDLRAHRFLQALPGLPPQARAALDERAEMAHLDTEGRALWGTLPDFHYEALETPDPLQMGILHVALAPGLLVTARRHPLRAPQLAGEEHVSAETAAQQWDIMLRAILDGIARAAAALSQRLDGIEDRLLQDRPVGRTELARARRDVLLLHRRVEPAAGIYEEIAEAAPAWLAPAGHDAERAAARFASALRTIASLRERGRIAQDDLAARTAEGTNQRLMVLSVLTAILLPPTLVTGFFGMNTTDLPGTSDPGGSWWAIAAMLGAALLAVLVLTGLGFIRLRRGGARR; this is translated from the coding sequence ATGCCCGATACCAGCCTGCCCCCCTGCCACGGCCTGCTCTGGGCCCGCCGCCTGGACCGCCCGGAGATCCTGGACGAGGCCGCCGTGACGGCAATCCTCTCGCGGGGCGTCCCGCCCATGGAGCTGTGGCTGCATTTCGATCTCCGGGACCTCCGCGCGCACCGCTTCCTCCAGGCCCTGCCCGGCCTGCCCCCACAAGCCCGCGCCGCCCTGGACGAGCGCGCGGAGATGGCCCACCTCGACACGGAGGGCCGCGCCCTCTGGGGCACCCTGCCGGATTTCCACTACGAGGCGCTCGAGACGCCGGACCCGCTGCAGATGGGCATCCTGCACGTCGCCCTGGCGCCGGGCCTCCTCGTCACCGCCCGCCGGCACCCCCTCCGCGCGCCCCAGCTCGCCGGGGAGGAGCACGTCTCGGCCGAGACGGCCGCGCAGCAGTGGGACATCATGCTGCGCGCCATCCTGGACGGCATCGCCCGCGCCGCCGCCGCCCTCTCGCAGCGCCTGGACGGGATCGAGGACCGCCTCCTCCAGGACCGCCCCGTCGGCCGTACCGAGCTGGCGCGCGCTCGCCGCGACGTGCTGCTGCTCCACCGCCGCGTGGAGCCGGCGGCCGGGATCTACGAGGAGATCGCCGAGGCCGCCCCCGCCTGGCTCGCCCCCGCCGGGCACGACGCGGAGCGCGCGGCCGCCCGCTTCGCCTCCGCCCTCCGCACCATCGCCTCCCTGCGGGAGAGGGGACGGATCGCGCAGGACGACCTGGCCGCCCGCACGGCGGAGGGGACGAACCAGCGCCTCATGGTCCTCTCCGTCCTCACCGCCATCCTGCTGCCGCCCACCCTCGTCACCGGCTTCTTCGGGATGAACACCACGGACCTGCCCGGCACCTCCGATCCCGGCGGCTCCTGGTGGGCAATCGCGGCGATGCTCGGCGCCGCCCTCCTCGCCGTGCTCGTCCTGACCGGGCTGGGCTTCATCCGCCTCAGGCGGGGCGGCGCGCGGCGCTGA
- a CDS encoding cyclic nucleotide-binding domain-containing protein: MLELQQKPLDVRQISRSLGTVLHFRPGDAIFREGDRPSCMYVLLEGEVEVRRRETVIETIGPGQALGIVSLLDEEARTVTAEARSACEVAAIDLRKFRFAVEEVPHFSWWVMAELAHRLRTTNAAL, from the coding sequence ATGCTCGAACTGCAGCAGAAGCCGTTGGACGTTCGCCAGATCTCCCGATCGCTCGGGACCGTGCTGCATTTCAGGCCCGGCGATGCGATCTTCCGGGAAGGCGACCGGCCGAGCTGCATGTACGTCCTGCTCGAGGGCGAGGTGGAGGTGCGGCGGCGGGAGACGGTGATCGAGACGATCGGGCCCGGGCAGGCGCTGGGCATCGTCTCGCTGCTGGACGAGGAGGCGCGCACGGTGACGGCCGAGGCGCGCTCGGCCTGCGAGGTCGCGGCGATCGACCTGCGGAAGTTCCGCTTCGCCGTGGAGGAGGTACCGCACTTTTCCTGGTGGGTGATGGCCGAGCTGGCGCACCGGCTGCGGACGACGAACGCGGCGCTCTGA
- a CDS encoding formimidoylglutamate deiminase — protein MTARRLLLEDVLLPTGWARDVVLEIESGWIRAVLPGGAAEGCERIPGIALPGLPNLHSHTFQRAMAGLAEIRGPGEDSFWTWRGVMYGFLGRLTPEEVQAVAAQAMVEMLEGGFTALAEFHYLHHDPAGRPYANPAEMGARVAAAAAETGIGLTLLPVLYSQGGFGAQPATPGQARFLHDVDGYARLLDASARAVAPVEDAALGMAPHSLRAVSPEGLRAMLEIRRDGPVHIHAAEQLREVEECLAWSGQRPVAWLLSNAPVDRRWCLVHATHMDPAEVEGLARTGAVAGLCPITEANLGDGVFEAPAFLTAGGRLGVGSDSNVEITAPGELRMLEYSQRLARRGRNLLAAAPGASTGRSLYEAALAGGSAACGRRIGRIEPGHRADLAVLDRSHPSLSLAEGDGWLDALVFSAGAAALDSVVVGGRTLVSGGRHHRREAIARRYRAAMAGLAGRAAG, from the coding sequence ATGACGGCTCGCAGGCTGCTGCTGGAGGATGTGCTGCTGCCCACGGGCTGGGCCCGCGACGTGGTCCTCGAGATCGAGTCCGGCTGGATCCGCGCGGTCCTGCCCGGCGGCGCGGCGGAGGGCTGCGAGCGGATCCCCGGCATCGCCCTTCCCGGCCTGCCGAACCTGCACAGCCACACCTTCCAGCGCGCCATGGCCGGGTTGGCCGAGATCCGCGGCCCGGGGGAGGACAGCTTCTGGACGTGGCGGGGGGTCATGTACGGCTTCCTCGGGCGCCTCACGCCGGAGGAGGTGCAGGCCGTCGCCGCCCAGGCGATGGTGGAGATGCTGGAGGGCGGCTTCACCGCGCTGGCGGAATTCCACTACCTCCACCACGACCCCGCCGGCCGCCCCTACGCAAATCCTGCCGAGATGGGCGCCCGCGTCGCCGCGGCTGCGGCGGAGACGGGGATCGGCCTCACCCTGCTGCCCGTCCTCTACAGCCAGGGCGGCTTCGGCGCGCAGCCCGCAACGCCCGGCCAAGCCCGCTTCCTCCACGACGTGGACGGCTACGCCCGCTTGCTGGACGCGTCCGCCCGCGCGGTCGCTCCGGTGGAGGACGCTGCGCTCGGCATGGCCCCCCACTCCCTCCGCGCCGTGTCGCCGGAAGGCCTGCGCGCGATGCTGGAGATCCGGCGCGACGGCCCCGTCCACATCCACGCGGCCGAGCAGCTGCGCGAAGTGGAGGAGTGCCTCGCCTGGTCCGGCCAGCGCCCCGTCGCCTGGCTGCTCTCCAACGCCCCGGTGGACCGCCGCTGGTGCCTCGTCCACGCCACCCACATGGACCCGGCGGAGGTGGAGGGGCTGGCGCGCACCGGCGCCGTGGCCGGCCTCTGCCCGATCACCGAGGCCAATCTCGGCGACGGCGTCTTCGAGGCACCCGCCTTCCTCACCGCCGGGGGCCGCCTCGGCGTCGGCTCCGATTCGAACGTAGAGATCACCGCCCCGGGCGAGCTGCGGATGCTGGAGTACTCCCAGCGCCTCGCGCGGCGCGGCCGCAACCTCCTCGCGGCCGCCCCTGGCGCCTCCACCGGGCGCAGCCTCTACGAAGCGGCACTGGCCGGCGGCAGCGCGGCCTGCGGCCGCCGCATCGGCCGGATCGAGCCCGGCCACCGCGCCGACCTGGCAGTGCTGGACAGGTCCCACCCATCCCTCTCCCTCGCGGAAGGGGATGGCTGGCTCGACGCTCTGGTTTTCAGCGCCGGCGCTGCCGCCCTGGACAGCGTGGTGGTGGGTGGGCGCACCCTGGTTTCCGGCGGCCGCCACCACCGGCGGGAGGCGATCGCCCGGCGCTACCGCGCGGCCATGGCCGGGCTGGCCGGAAGAGCGGCCGGCTGA
- a CDS encoding MarR family winged helix-turn-helix transcriptional regulator has protein sequence MAAESVSRAFAARYEAEFGLSIPEWRVMAVLGEGAPLSTQAVIAATEMDRVKVSRAVIRLADKGLVARAPHPEDQRAQVLRLAPDGEALYQRIVPRAHALQAELAEALTPEEIRLLGGMLERLRRRASRLLGEDGESP, from the coding sequence GTGGCGGCGGAGAGCGTCAGCCGCGCCTTCGCCGCGCGCTACGAGGCGGAGTTCGGCCTCTCCATCCCGGAATGGCGCGTCATGGCGGTGCTCGGGGAAGGCGCACCCCTCTCCACCCAGGCGGTGATCGCCGCGACGGAGATGGACCGGGTGAAGGTCAGCCGCGCCGTGATCCGCCTGGCCGACAAGGGGCTGGTCGCCCGCGCCCCGCACCCCGAGGACCAGCGCGCCCAGGTTCTGCGCCTCGCGCCGGATGGCGAGGCTCTCTACCAACGAATCGTGCCCCGGGCGCACGCCCTGCAGGCAGAACTGGCCGAGGCGCTGACGCCGGAGGAGATCCGGCTGCTCGGCGGCATGCTGGAACGGCTGCGCCGCCGCGCCTCCCGCCTGCTGGGGGAGGATGGCGAGTCGCCCTGA
- a CDS encoding FAD-dependent oxidoreductase: protein MHVDYQALRFEYRRSADQSAASVPRHPVVVVGAGPVGLAAAIDLAQAGQRVLLLDDDRSLSSGSRAICFAKRTLEVFDRLGCGDAMVGKGVTWNLGRVFHRDDPVYSFDLLPEGGHRRPAFINLQQYYVEGFLLERARALPNIEIRWENKVAAVSQSADAVTLTVETPEGEYRLSADYLVAADGARSPIRRAMGLESKGRSFRDRFLIADVRMKADFPAERWFWFDPPFHPNQSVLLHSQPDGVWRIDFQLGWDADPVAERAPERVIPRVRALLGHDAEFELEWVSIYTFSCLRMERFRHGRVLFAGDSAHGVSPFGARGANSGVQDAENLAWKLALVLRGEAPDSLLDSYDAERVAAADENILNSTRSTDFITPKNEASRAFRDAVLDLAKDCAFARRLVNSGRLSLPSTYRGSPLNTPDEDAFEGAMVPGAPALDAPLADGAWLLERLGGGFTLLHFGDAAPVAEGVRVVNVTPEEDAEGLAARRYDARPGTAYLIRPDQHVCARWRRFDPVRLRAALDRATARVMEAAAC, encoded by the coding sequence TTGCACGTCGACTACCAGGCGCTCCGCTTCGAGTACCGGCGCTCCGCTGACCAGTCCGCGGCCTCCGTTCCCCGCCATCCCGTGGTGGTGGTGGGCGCAGGTCCCGTGGGGCTGGCGGCGGCGATCGACCTGGCGCAGGCGGGGCAGCGCGTGCTGCTGCTGGACGACGACCGCAGCCTTTCCAGCGGATCCCGCGCCATCTGCTTCGCCAAGCGCACGCTGGAGGTCTTCGACCGGCTGGGCTGCGGCGACGCCATGGTTGGGAAGGGTGTGACCTGGAACCTGGGTCGCGTGTTCCACCGCGACGATCCCGTCTACTCCTTCGACCTGTTGCCGGAGGGCGGGCATCGCCGGCCCGCTTTCATCAACCTCCAGCAATACTACGTGGAAGGCTTCCTGCTGGAGCGCGCCCGGGCGCTGCCGAACATCGAGATCCGCTGGGAGAACAAGGTCGCCGCCGTCTCGCAATCGGCCGATGCCGTGACGCTGACGGTGGAGACGCCGGAGGGCGAGTACCGGCTCTCCGCGGATTACCTCGTGGCGGCGGACGGGGCGCGGTCGCCGATCCGCCGCGCGATGGGGCTGGAGAGCAAGGGGCGCAGCTTCCGCGACCGCTTCCTCATCGCCGACGTGCGGATGAAGGCGGATTTCCCGGCGGAGCGATGGTTCTGGTTCGACCCGCCCTTCCATCCCAACCAGTCCGTGCTGCTGCACAGCCAGCCGGACGGCGTGTGGCGGATCGACTTCCAGCTGGGCTGGGACGCGGATCCGGTGGCGGAGCGGGCGCCGGAGCGGGTGATCCCCCGCGTGCGCGCCCTGCTGGGCCATGATGCGGAATTCGAGCTGGAGTGGGTGAGTATCTACACTTTCTCCTGCCTGCGGATGGAGCGGTTCCGGCACGGGCGCGTGCTGTTCGCCGGGGATTCGGCGCACGGCGTCTCGCCCTTCGGGGCGCGCGGGGCGAATAGCGGCGTGCAGGACGCGGAGAACCTGGCCTGGAAGCTGGCGCTGGTGCTGCGCGGCGAGGCGCCCGATTCCCTGCTGGACAGCTACGACGCTGAGCGGGTGGCGGCGGCGGACGAGAACATCCTGAACTCGACCCGCTCCACCGACTTCATCACGCCCAAGAACGAGGCCAGCCGCGCCTTCCGCGACGCGGTGCTGGATCTGGCGAAGGACTGTGCCTTCGCGCGGCGGCTGGTGAACAGCGGCCGCCTCTCCCTTCCCAGCACCTATCGCGGTTCGCCGCTGAACACCCCCGACGAGGACGCGTTCGAGGGCGCCATGGTGCCCGGCGCGCCCGCGCTGGACGCGCCGCTGGCAGATGGGGCGTGGCTGCTGGAACGGCTGGGCGGCGGCTTCACCCTGCTGCATTTCGGCGATGCCGCGCCGGTAGCAGAGGGGGTGCGCGTGGTGAACGTGACGCCGGAGGAGGACGCCGAAGGCCTTGCTGCCCGCCGCTACGACGCGCGCCCCGGAACCGCCTATCTCATCCGCCCGGACCAGCATGTCTGCGCGCGCTGGCGCCGGTTCGATCCCGTGAGGCTGCGGGCGGCCCTGGACCGTGCCACCGCCCGAGTGATGGAGGCCGCCGCATGCTGA
- a CDS encoding DUF2783 domain-containing protein, whose amino-acid sequence MLNTEPNIASPDDFYEALIALHADLTPEQGRAVDARLILLLSNHIGDAAVLRQAMERARQGIVPAGHDTVLAARA is encoded by the coding sequence ATGCTGAACACCGAGCCCAACATCGCCTCGCCGGATGATTTCTACGAGGCGCTGATTGCCCTGCACGCCGACCTGACGCCGGAGCAGGGCCGCGCGGTGGATGCGCGGCTGATCCTGCTCCTCTCTAACCACATCGGCGATGCCGCCGTCCTGCGCCAGGCGATGGAGCGGGCGCGGCAGGGCATCGTGCCGGCGGGGCACGACACGGTCCTCGCAGCCCGCGCCTGA
- a CDS encoding MBL fold metallo-hydrolase codes for MSGFASTNDLAEKTISFDELAPGLYGYTAEGDPNSGVVIGDDSVLVVDAQATPRMAADVIARIRTVTDKPVRHVVLSHYHAVRVLGASGYEGAEIIASDVTRDMIVERGQQDMDSEIGRFPRLFRGKESIPGLTWPHVTFQKKMTLWMGKREVQIIHIGRSHTAGDTVVWLPKERVLFSGDCVEYGATPYCGDAHFADWAGTLDAIRALNPVALVPGRGASLTTPDQIEEGLQGTADFTSDLFGIARKGVAAGHSLKQVYDEAMSAMRPKYGHWVIFEHCMPFDVSRAYDEAKGLDHPRIWTAERDVEMWKALEHGTEMKSAELDR; via the coding sequence ATGTCCGGTTTTGCCAGCACGAACGACCTCGCCGAGAAGACCATCTCCTTCGACGAGCTCGCCCCCGGCCTCTACGGCTACACCGCGGAGGGCGACCCGAATTCCGGCGTGGTGATCGGCGACGACAGCGTGCTGGTGGTGGACGCGCAGGCGACGCCGCGCATGGCGGCCGACGTGATCGCGCGCATCCGGACGGTGACGGACAAGCCGGTGAGGCACGTGGTGCTCTCGCACTACCACGCCGTGCGGGTCCTCGGCGCCTCCGGCTACGAGGGGGCGGAGATCATCGCCTCCGACGTCACGCGCGACATGATCGTGGAGCGCGGGCAGCAGGACATGGACAGCGAGATTGGCCGCTTCCCCCGCCTGTTCCGGGGCAAGGAGAGCATTCCCGGCCTGACCTGGCCGCACGTGACCTTCCAGAAGAAGATGACGCTTTGGATGGGCAAGCGGGAGGTGCAGATCATCCATATCGGGCGTTCCCACACGGCCGGGGACACGGTGGTGTGGCTGCCGAAGGAGCGCGTGCTCTTCTCCGGCGACTGCGTGGAGTACGGGGCAACCCCGTACTGCGGGGATGCGCATTTCGCGGACTGGGCGGGCACGCTGGACGCTATCCGGGCGCTGAATCCCGTGGCGCTGGTCCCGGGGCGCGGGGCCTCGCTGACCACGCCGGATCAGATCGAAGAGGGGCTGCAGGGGACGGCGGACTTCACCTCCGACCTGTTCGGCATCGCCAGGAAGGGCGTGGCGGCCGGGCACTCGCTGAAGCAGGTGTACGATGAGGCGATGTCGGCCATGCGGCCGAAGTACGGGCACTGGGTGATCTTCGAGCACTGCATGCCTTTCGACGTCTCCCGCGCCTATGACGAGGCCAAGGGCCTGGACCATCCCCGCATATGGACCGCCGAGCGCGACGTTGAGATGTGGAAGGCGCTGGAGCACGGCACGGAGATGAAGTCCGCCGAACTGGATCGTTAG